One region of Synergistota bacterium genomic DNA includes:
- the ilvA gene encoding threonine ammonia-lyase, with product MISLKKIEEARKRIAPFIHKTPIESSKTLSKLSNCDVFLKLETFQKTGSYKVRGALNKILNLKENRMIKGVIAASAGNHAQGVAYSASQVGVYSLIVMPETAPMSKIAATRNYGAEVILHGEDFDSAYKKAKELAEEKNLYFIHAFDDPEVIAGQGTIALEILEDLKDVQAVIVPVGGGGLIAGVSTAIKEINPKIKVIGVQAEGAPAVYLSIREGKIIELEKVNTIADGIAVRRPGEITTQIIKKYVDEIILVSDEEIASAILLLIERGKLIVEAAGAVGVAAIIARKISLKGEKVLVILSGGNIDVNMIARLIERGLIKTGRLLRFSTTLPDRPGALVRILKIIAEERGNIVSINHDRINLKIKPAEAEVTITVETYGKDHIEKILKSLEYHKYRIKLD from the coding sequence TTGATATCTCTGAAAAAAATAGAAGAAGCGAGAAAAAGAATAGCTCCTTTTATTCATAAAACGCCTATAGAATCATCTAAAACCTTAAGTAAGCTTTCAAATTGCGACGTTTTTCTAAAGCTCGAAACTTTTCAAAAAACCGGATCTTACAAGGTTAGAGGCGCTTTGAACAAAATACTCAATCTCAAAGAGAATAGAATGATAAAGGGAGTAATAGCAGCATCGGCAGGCAATCATGCCCAAGGAGTAGCCTATTCCGCTTCTCAAGTAGGAGTATACTCATTAATAGTTATGCCTGAAACAGCCCCAATGTCCAAAATAGCTGCAACTAGAAACTATGGAGCAGAGGTTATACTTCATGGAGAAGATTTCGATTCGGCTTATAAAAAGGCTAAAGAGTTAGCAGAGGAGAAAAACCTATATTTTATTCATGCTTTTGACGATCCCGAAGTCATAGCAGGACAAGGAACGATAGCTTTGGAAATACTTGAGGATCTAAAAGATGTTCAAGCAGTTATAGTACCTGTAGGTGGGGGCGGACTTATCGCAGGCGTCAGCACAGCTATAAAGGAAATAAATCCTAAAATAAAGGTTATAGGAGTTCAAGCTGAGGGAGCTCCTGCAGTCTACTTATCTATTAGAGAGGGGAAAATCATAGAGTTAGAAAAGGTTAACACCATAGCAGATGGAATTGCTGTTAGAAGACCGGGAGAGATAACAACACAAATAATTAAAAAGTATGTAGATGAAATAATTTTGGTCTCAGATGAAGAGATAGCTTCAGCTATTTTACTCCTTATAGAAAGAGGGAAACTCATAGTCGAAGCGGCTGGAGCAGTAGGAGTAGCAGCAATCATAGCTCGAAAAATTTCATTAAAAGGAGAAAAAGTTCTTGTAATTTTAAGTGGGGGAAACATAGACGTTAACATGATTGCAAGACTAATAGAAAGAGGACTAATAAAAACTGGAAGGCTTTTAAGATTTTCTACTACTCTTCCAGACAGACCAGGAGCTTTGGTTAGAATATTGAAAATTATCGCTGAGGAGCGAGGAAATATTGTATCTATAAATCATGATAGAATAAATCTCAAAATAAAACCAGCGGAAGCAGAAGTAACTATAACAGTAGAAACTTACGGTAAAGATCATATAGAGAAGATATTAAAAAGCTTAGAATATCACAAATATAGAATAAAACTTGATTAA
- a CDS encoding RidA family protein, whose translation MKKKISTTFAPQAIGPYSQGIMCGKFLFVSGQLAIDPSTGKLIEGDIKIQTRRVLENIKAIVETAGGTMKDIIKTTCYLKDIKLFREFNEVYSTFFEEDPPARTTVEVSSLPREGALIEIDAIAYIEKD comes from the coding sequence ATGAAAAAGAAAATCTCTACTACTTTTGCTCCACAAGCTATAGGTCCTTATAGTCAGGGAATAATGTGTGGCAAATTTCTTTTTGTATCTGGTCAACTCGCTATTGATCCTTCCACAGGAAAACTCATAGAAGGAGATATTAAAATTCAAACTCGCAGAGTTTTAGAGAATATTAAAGCCATAGTAGAAACAGCAGGTGGAACAATGAAAGATATTATTAAAACCACTTGTTATCTTAAAGATATAAAACTTTTCAGAGAGTTCAACGAAGTCTACTCTACCTTTTTTGAAGAGGATCCACCTGCACGCACAACTGTAGAAGTAAGCTCTCTGCCAAGAGAAGGAGCTCTTATTGAAATAGATGCTATCGCATATATAGAAAAAGATTAA